In Primulina eburnea isolate SZY01 chromosome 14, ASM2296580v1, whole genome shotgun sequence, the following proteins share a genomic window:
- the LOC140813241 gene encoding probable aquaporin NIP7-1, with translation MPATKKRETGRMKATPFQDSFSPDVSPSTSTRFQPTNDHEIGYIAPPSNGNILMNNTLLKHLCEINPTLLRKVMAEALGTFLLMFCIGGIIGNMAFMGIKAGLMEYAVTAALTVIVLVFSIGSISGAHLNPAVTIAFATVGPFPLSEALLYVLAQVGGSVLAAYIVPLVYGIEAEIMMTRPLHGCAAAFWVEFFATFIVLFLTTSLFNNPKSLGELSGFVAGVTIGLGVLISGPVSGGSMNPARSLGPALISWRFDHLWVYLLAPTIGAIVGVLVYRILRLQGWSCESEICTTPLQGSRESLH, from the exons ATGCCCGCAACCAAGAAAAGAGAAACTGGAAGAATGAAAGCCACTCCATTTCAAGATTCATTTTCTCCTGATGTTTCACCGAGTACCTCCACAAGATTTCAGCCTACAAATGATCATGAGATTGGATACATCGCTCCTCCTAGCAACGGAAACATTCTAATGAACAATACTTTGCTCAAGCACCTTTGTGAAATCAACCCAACACTTCTCCGAAAG GTCATGGCAGAGGCCTTGGGAACATTTCTTCTAATGTTTTGCATTGGTGGGATCATTGGAAACATGGCTTTCATGGGAATTAAAGCAGGGCTAATGGAATATGCAGTAACAGCAGCTCTAACAGTAATAGTCTTAGTTTTCTCTATAGGTTCCATTTCTGGTGCTCATTTAAACCCTGCTGTAACCATTGCTTTCGCAACCGTTGGTCCATTTCCATTGTCAGAG GCTCTACTGTATGTTCTTGCACAAGTGGGAGGCTCGGTTTTGGCAGCATATATAGTACCTTTAGTCTATGGCATTGAAGCTGAGATTATGATGACAAGACCACTACATGGATGCGCTGCAGCATTCTGGGTCGAATTTTTCGCCACTTTCATCGTCCTGTTCTTAACTACATCCTTGTTTAATAACCCTAAATCG CTGGGGGAATTGTCTGGATTTGTTGCTGGAGTAACCATTGGTCTTGGAGTGCTTATTTCAGG GCCTGTTTCTGGAGGCTCAATGAATCCAGCGAGATCATTAGGACCTGCACTTATTTCATGGAGATTTGATCACTTGTGGGTGTATCTTTTAGCCCCGACTATAGGAGCCATTGTCGGAGTTCTCGTTTACCGGATTCTACGGCTCCAAGGCTGGTCTTGCGAATCTGAAATTTGTACAACACCACTTCAAGGCAGTAGAGAGTCCTTACATTAG
- the LOC140811469 gene encoding heavy metal-associated isoprenylated plant protein 33-like, translating into MSKEEFLKIQTCVLKVNIHCDGCKHKVKKILQKIDGVYTTNIDSEQGKVTVSGNVDPATLIKKLTKNGKHAEIWGASKTNNNNQNQLNNQFKNLQIDNGSKGGQNKGQTPKGGGNNQPKVGLQPQNPQFQQQLQHLQQQMQQFKGSQDLKIPPQFMKDLKGANNNKDQNQKSAKFNMPEDEEYSDDDFDDDDYDDDDDFDDEVDDIPVVNNKIKPPVLGDGHGGAQMGNIMMNNIMNGQHPHLVKGGGNDGGNGKKGGGGGGGGSNVPVQMNLGGGNQNQGGGANGGKKGGNGNNNGGNQNQGGGKGGKNGGGQPNDGKNGGGGGNGQNKNGGGAGAGAGALNANNSMGNGARKEGGMNDGPRGMPNMMPMSAGGNIGPLGANLPMGQMGNLPMGQMNNLAAVQGLPAPAITGGGGGGAGYFPAATPEHMTANPYYQQQLAAMMMNQQRANGNERFQPMMYARPPPAVNYMPPYPAYPYQYPYAPPQGERTDQYAMFSDENTSSCNVM; encoded by the exons ATGAGTAAAGAAGAGTTCTTGAAGATCCAG ACATGTGTTCTTAAGGTCAATATACACTGTGATGGATGTAAGCACAAAGTGAAGAAAATCTTGCAGAAGATTGATG GGGTATACACAACAAACATAGATTCAGAGCAAGGGAAGGTCACTGTTTCAGGTAATGTTGACCCAGCCACACTCATCAAGAAGCTTACCAAGAATGGGAAACATGCTGAGATATGGGGTGCATCAAAGACCAACAACAATAATCAAAACCAGTTGAATAATCAGTTCAAGAATCTGCAAATTGACAACGGGAGCAAAGGTGGACAGAACAAAGGCCAGACCCCAAAGGGTGGTGGCAACAACCAGCCAAAAGTTGGCCTTCAGCCGCAAAATCCACAATTTCAGCAACAACTCCAGCATCTACAGCAGCAGATGCAACAGTTTAAAGGGTCGCAAGATCTGAAAATACCCCCGCAGTTTATGAAAGATCTGAAAGGGGCCAATAATAACAAGGACCAGAACCAGAAATCTGCGAAGTTCAACATGCCCGAGGATGAAGAATATAGTGATGATGATTTTGACGACGATGATTATGATGACGACGACGATTTTGACGATGAAGTGGATGATATCCCCGtcgttaataataaaattaagcCTCCAGTCTTAGGTGACGGCCATGGCGGTGCTCAGATGGGTAACATCATGATGAATAATATAATGAATGGTCAGCATCCTCATCTAGTGAAAGGTGGTGGTAACGATGGAGGAAATGGGAAGaaaggtggaggtggaggtggaggtggaagTAACGTGCCTGTTCAAATGAATCTAGGCGGTGGTAACCAAAATCAAGGTGGTGGGGCTAATGGTGGTAAGAAAGGTGGTAATGGGAATAACAATGGTGGTAACCAAAATCAAGGTGGTGGAAAGGGTGGCAAGAATGGTGGTGGCCAACCTAATGATGGCAAGAATGGTGGCGGTGGTGGCAATGGTCAAAATAAGAATGGTGGTGGCGCCGGCGCCGGAGCTGGGGCTTTGAATGCCAACAATTCTATGGGTAATGGGGCCAGGAAAGAGGGTGGTATGAATGATGGACCTCGTGGCATGCCTAACATGATGCCCATGAGTGCTGGAGGTAACATAGGCCCATTGGGTGCAAATCTTCCGATGGGCCAAATGGGTAATCTTCCAATGGGCCAAATGAACAATCTTGCTGCAGTTCAAGGTCTGCCAGCCCCCGCCATAACTGGTGGCGGAGGTGGTGGTGCTGGGTATTTTCCAGCTGCTACCCCCGAGCACATGACGGCAAACCCCTATTACCAGCAGCAACTTGCAGCCATGATGATGAACCAGCAACGTGCCAACGGTAACGAGAGGTTTCAGCCCATGATGTATGCCCGGCCTCCCCCTGCAGTTAACTACATGCCGCCGTATCCTGCTTACCCTTACCAATACCCTTATGCTCCACCACAAGGCGAGCGAACCGACCAGTACGCAATGTTCAGCGACGAAAACACTTCGAGTTGTAACGTGATGTGA
- the LOC140813240 gene encoding probable aspartic proteinase GIP2: MSSSISFSLLFFGTLLLFHPGTARNIGKASPVRAILLTVTKDPTTGQYFTAIGQRTPLRLVKLTIDIGGKILWAACDRAEYNSSSYSPARCHSPQCSLSGSRTCDNCWDGPRPGCNNNTCSNVVYNTVEPSAQVGELATDVIALESTDGSNPGRIIRVPNFLFSCGSLFLGEKLAKRVQGMVGFGRTNTSLPSLLSSALGISKKFAVCFSSSKGVVFLGNGPYSMLPPPGIIISEGLSYTPLLVNPVSTAYPVLDTFPDKSLPSTEYFIGVEHVKINNQIVPLSPKLLKFDAKGNGGTKISTVVPYTVLHTSIYNAITKAFVKSISKVPRVKPVAPFETCYKSSSLGSTRVGPGVPQIEFGLLNNVTWTMFGANSMVSVHNSEVLCLAFVDGGKNPRTSIVIGGHQLEDNFLEFDVESSRLGFSSTLLGRQTTCANFNFTAKA; the protein is encoded by the coding sequence ATGTCTTCTTCAATCTCATTCTCTCTACTGTTTTTTGGCACCCTCCTTTTGTTCCACCCAGGCACGGCCCGAAACATCGGAAAAGCTTCCCCTGTCCGTGCCATTCTCCTTACGGTCACCAAAGACCCAACTACGGGTCAATACTTCACCGCTATCGGGCAAAGAACTCCTCTAAGGCTCGTCAAATTAACTATAGATATCGGCGGAAAAATCTTATGGGCGGCCTGTGATCGGGCTGAGTATAACAGCTCTTCTTATTCGCCCGCTCGCTGTCATTCCCCACAGTGTTCACTCTCCGGGTCCAGGACCTGCGACAACTGCTGGGATGGGCCGAGACCAGGTTGCAACAACAACACTTGTTCCAATGTTGTTTACAATACCGTAGAACCTTCGGCCCAGGTAGGAGAGCTGGCAACTGATGTGATCGCCCTGGAATCCACCGATGGGTCAAATCCGGGCCGAATTATTCGGGTTCCCAACTTCTTGTTCTCCTGCGGTTCTCTCTTTCTTGGCGAGAAACTTGCTAAACGAGTTCAAGGGATGGTCGGATTTGGTAGGACTAACACTTCATTACCTTCGTTACTGTCAAGTGCGTTAGGAATCAGTAAAAAGTTCGCAGTTTGCTTTAGTTCTTCGAAAGGAGTTGTTTTTTTAGGAAACGGACCGTATAGTATGCTTCCACCCCCTGGAATCATAATTTCGGAGGGACTCTCGTACACCCCACTTCTTGTAAATCCTGTCAGCACTGCATATCCTGTCCTCGACACCTTCCCCGATAAATCTTTGCCGTCGACGGAGTACTTCATAGGTGTCGAAcacgtaaaaataaataatcaaattgtGCCATTAAGTCCGAAATTGCTAAAATTCGATGCCAAAGGCAACGGCGGCACTAAGATCAGCACCGTGGTGCCTTATACCGTTCTGCACACATCGATCTACAACGCAATTACGAAGGCGTTCGTTAAGTCAATCTCCAAAGTCCCTAGAGTAAAACCCGTTGCGCCTTTCGAGACTTGCTACAAGTCGTCGAGCCTCGGGAGCACGAGGGTCGGCCCAGGGGTGCCTCAGATTGAGTTTGGCCTACTAAACAATGTTACATGGACTATGTTTGGTGCGAATTCGATGGTGTCTGTGCATAATAGTGAAGTTTTGTGCTTGGCTTTTGTTGATGGCGGCAAGAATCCTAGGACTTCGATAGTTATTGGAGGGCATCAACTTGAGGACAACTTTTTGGAGTTTGATGTTGAGAGCTCGAGACTCGGATTCAGTTCTACGTTGCTGGGGCGTCAAACTACTTGTGCCAACTTCAATTTTACAGCAAAAGCTTGA
- the LOC140812521 gene encoding transcription factor MUTE-like codes for MAHIAVERNRRRQMNEHLKVLRSLTPCFYIKRGDQASIISGVIEFIKELHQVVQSLEAKKKRKSLSPSPGLSPKPFQSSPREPDGDTHFKELGATCNSPIVDVEAKISGSNVLLRTISRRIPGQVVRIIHVLENLSFDILHLNISSMEDTVLYSFVIKIGLECQVSVEELALEVQKSFFPEATANCIKQDTHV; via the exons ATGGCTCACATTGCTGTTGAGAGAAACAGAAGGAGGCAAATGAATGAACATCTCAAGGTGTTACGTTCCCTGACTCCATGTTTCTACATCAAAAGG GGCGATCAAGCATCAATCATAAGTGGGGTTATAGAATTCATCAAAGAATTGCACCAAGTTGTACAATCCTTGGAAgctaaaaagaaaagaaaaagccTTAGCCCTAGTCCTGGACTTAGTCCAAAACCATTTCAGTCGAGTCCTCGTGAACCAGATGGTGACACTCATTTTAAAGAACTCGGGGCTACCTGCAACTCTCCCATTGTCGATGTCGAGGCCAAGATTTCCGGGTCGAACGTGCTCCTTCGGACCATATCCAGGCGTATCCCTGGTCAAGTTGTGAGGATCATCCATGTTTTGGAGAATCTTTCTTTCGATATCCTTCACTTGAACATCAGTAGCATGGAAGATACTGTCCTATACTCATTTGTCATcaag ATTGGATTGGAATGCCAAGTGAGTGTGGAGGAACTAGCCCTCGAAGTTCAGAAAAGTTTTTTCCCAGAAGCTACAGCTAATTGTATCAAGCAAGATACACACGTTTAG
- the LOC140812871 gene encoding probable aspartic proteinase GIP2 has protein sequence MASFLKFLLLLPLISHIHGAISQTYPTLPKAAVLPLTKDISTLQYVTELLIGENLAPVKLVVDLGGPFLWVDSGFTSQFSSPGSVKSCSLQCSMVDISGCSRSCGLGYNASKTCTLQVENSVSRISTSGEMKEDIVGVKFSDTVDPGSFAYIQRFLFSSAPNLLLEGLASGAKGMLGLGNSRISLPSQFSTTFGFFHRKFALCLSPSNGAVFLGGIPPELENEPTIPMMYTPLISKKSNIQQGYYINLNSIKISGKKLSMNPKGSVGRTKISTAIPYTTMESKIYSTFIAAYIKAATSMNLSLVAPVEPFEVCFSPNEGGNKRTLPNFPTVDLVLQSELVKWRILGRNSMVRVSDEVMCLGFLNGGLNPMVPIVVGGYQLEDYMLEFNLGNSMLGFSSPLGMGEKKCSDFDASSWYTMVS, from the coding sequence ATGGCTAGTTTTCTTAAATTTCTACTACTTTTGCCATTGATTTCTCACATACATGGCGCGATTTCTCAAACATATCCCACGTTGCCAAAAGCTGCAGTTCTTCCACTTACCAAAGATATCTCTACTCTTCAATACGTTACAGAACTTTTGATAGGTGAAAATCTAGCCCCTGTCAAGCTTGTGGTGGATCTTGGAGGCCCATTTCTTTGGGTTGATTCTGGGTTTACCTCCCAATTCTCATCTCCCGGGTCTGTTAAAAGTTGTTCTCTGCAGTGTTCAATGGTTGATATTAGTGGTTGTTCTAGGAGTTGTGGGCTGGGGTATAATGCTtccaagacttgtactttacaGGTAGAAAACTctgtttcaagaatttcaacaTCTGGGGAGATGAAAGAGGACATAGTTGGTGTGAAATTCTCAGATACGGTGGATCCAGGTTCATTTGCGTATATCCAACGCTTCTTGTTTTCAAGTGCGCCAAACTTGTTGCTTGAAGGCTTAGCGAGTGGTGCCAAAGGTATGCTAGGACTTGGAAATTCAAGAATTTCTCTCCCATCacagttttctactacttttggCTTCTTCCACAGGAAATTTGCATTGTGTTTGTCCCCATCAAATGGTGCAGTTTTCTTGGGTGGGATACCTCCTGAACTTGAGAACGAGCCCACAATTCCAATGATGTACACCCCCCTAATTTCCAAGAAAAGCAACATACAACAAGGGTACTACATAAATTTGAACTCCATCAAGATTTCTGGCAAGAAATTGTCTATGAATCCAAAAGGGTCTGTGGGAAGGACAAAAATAAGCACAGCCATCCCTTACACCACAATGGAGAGCAAGATTTACAGCACATTTATTGCTGCTTACATCAAGGCTGCTACTTCCATGAACTTGAGCTTGGTTGCACCTGTGGAACCATTTGAAGTTTGCTTCAGTCCAAACGAAGGGGGAAACAAAAGGACTTTGCCAAACTTTCCAACAGTTGATCTTGTTTTGCAGAGTGAGTTGGTGAAGTGGAGGATTCTTGGGAGGAATTCAATGGTTAGAGTTAGTGATGAGGTAATGTGTCTGGGATTTTTGAATGGAGGACTGAATCCAATGGTTCCAATTGTTGTAGGGGGTTATCAATTGGAAGATTACATGTTAGAGTTTAATTTGGGGAATTCTATGCTTGGATTTTCTTCACCATTGGGGATGGGGGAGAAGAAGTGCTCTGATTTTGATGCATCTTCCTGGTATACGATGGTTTCTTAA